The genomic region GCCGAAGAGATGCAGGGGGGGGGCGAAGGGGACCACGGCGAATGCAAGGAGGGCGGTCACCGCCGCCAGGCCCGGGGCGATCAGGAAGAGGCCACGGTCGGCCCCGTCGGGAACGGTGTCCTCCTTGGTGAGGAGCTTGATCACGTCGGCCAGGGGCTGGAGCAGGCCGAAGGGGCCGACCCGGTTGGGCCCGTAGCGCAGTTGCATCCGGGCCAGCACCTTGCGCTAGGCGAGGACCAGGTAGGCGGCCAGGGTCAGGATCACGGCGAAGATCAGGCCGAGCTTGACGAGGATCAGGACCAGGGTGATCAGCATCTCCATCATCGTTCCCCCTCCCGTTCGACGGTGCAGTCGAGGGGCGGCCCCCCGGGAACGAAGGGCTCGCTGGCCGTCCCGAGCAGGCGCGGCAGGAGGAGGAGGCCCGGTGGAAGGGGGGCGGCGTGGCGTGCAGGGAGGGCGAGGTGGCCTCGCTCGGTGGTCAGGCGCACCGGGGCCCCGTCCTCGATATCCAGTCGTTCGGCGTCGGCCGGGGAGATCAGCAGGTGCGGCTCCGGCCGGATCGCGACCAGCGGCCCGGACAGGGCCGAGAAGGGTTCGGAGCCGGCGAAGGCGTCCACCGACAGCAGTTGCAGGGTTCCCCCGGGGGTGCATCCGGGCAGGGGCGGCTCCCCGGCTGGCGGCAGGGTACCGCTTCCCGTGACTCGCTGCCCGGTCCCGCCCGCCTCGAGCTCTTCCAGGCCGGAAAAACGGGCGTCGCTTTCGACAAGCTCGGAGCGGACCGCTGTCAGCTCGGCGGGGCGGCCGCGCAGCATCTCAAGGACAGCCCAGGCCGGAAGCGGTTGTTCACCCGGGGTGTCGGGGCGGAAGGTGCGCGGGGGGTGGTCGCCGCCGCCGGAGACACTTATCGGAATCCCCGGTTCGAAGACCCGGGCATAGGTCTGCATGCGCCCCTCGTTGTTGACATAGGTTCCGTCGGACTCGGCCGGGGCCCGGGTCGGCAGAAGGATGTCGGCGCCGTGGAGCGTCCGGGTCGGCAGGCAGTCCAGAACGACCAGGGTGTCGAGGCGGGCCAGGGCCGCCTCGACACGCCCCGGGTCGGGGTGGTCGAGGAGGGGGTCGCTCTCCAGGCAGACGAGGGCCTTGATCTTCCCGCCGAGCATCCCGTCGAGGAGGGTGTCGAAGTCAGGTCCGTCCCCGGCCAGCAGGGCGCCGCCATAGCTGTTCGGTCCGGGAAGCAGGATGGTGGCCCCGCAGGGGCGCTCTTCGTTCGACAGGGCACTGGCCGCCCGGGCGAGGGCGGCGACGCCGTGCCCGCCGAGGAGGGCGGCGCCCCCTACCAGTGCCGGGTGACGGGAATCCCTCAGTCGCTTTGCGAGATCCTCCACCCGGGCCCCCCCCTCTTCCGGCAGGGCGGCCCCGGTCCCCGAGGCGAGGGCCTCCAGGGCGGGGTGCAGAAGGTGCGGGGGGAGGGAGATGCGCTCGGCGGCGCAGGGCAGTCCCACGGGGCGGGGGTCGATCACGACGACGGCCCCCCCTTCGCGCACCGCCTGGCGCACCGCCAAGGCCATCATCGGCCCCTCGGCGAGGGGGTCGGCCCCGACCAGGACGACGAGGTCGCTGCGGCGCACCTCCTCCAGGGAGCAGGCGAAATCGCCGAGGAGGGCGGCGGCGGTGCGGGCCGCCCCGTCGAGCCCCGGGTGGCACTCGGAGGCGACCCGGTCGCTGCCGAGTTCACCGGCCCACCCCTTCAGGGCGGCCCCTGCTTCCAGAGAGGCGCGCCGCGAGCCGAGAAAGGCCACGGCACCCGGCCCGTCGGACGCCAGGGCGGCCTCCAGGCGTTTGCCCGTCTCGGAGAGGGCCTCTTCCCAGGAGGACTCTCGGCCATCAATTTTCGGGATGCGGGGGCGCTTGGGGTGGTTGGCGTGACCGTAGCCGAAACGCCCCCGGTCGCAGAGAAAGAAGCCGTTGACCTCCCTGTTGACTCCGGAGCGGACCCGCTGCAGCTCCCGGTAGCGGGCGCCGGGGAGCGTGGCGCAGCCGAGGGAGCAGTGGGGGCAGACCGAGGGGGCCTCTTCCAGGTCCCAGAAGCGGCTGCGGAAGCGGTAGGTCTTGTCGGTGAAGACCCCCGTGGGGCAGGCGTCCACCAGGTTTCCGGAGAAGGGGCTCTCCAGGCGGCCCTCCCGGAAGCGTCCGAAGAAGACCCGGTTGCGGCTGCCGAGGACGCCGAAGTCGTCCCCGCCGCAGTAGTCCTGGTAGGTGCGTACGCAGCGGTAGCACTGGATGCAGCGGTTCATCTCTTGCTCGACGAAGGGGCCAAGATCCTGGTTCCGGTAGGTCCGTTTCGGCCCCCGGAAGCGGCGGACCGAGTGCCCCCCGGCGATCGTCATGTCCTGCAGCTGGCACTCCCCCCCCTCGTCGCAGACCGGGCAGTCGTGGGGATGGTTGGTCATCAGCCATTCGATCACGTGGGCCCGCAGTTCCACCGCCTCCGGGTCGAGGGTGGAGACGACCATCTCGTCGGCGGCCTTGACGGTGCACGCCATCTGGATTCCCTTCACCGGCCCCTCGACGAATTTCATCGCGCAGAGCCGGCAGGCCCCGACGGCGCCCAGCGCCTCGTGGTAGCAGAAGTGGGGGATGACGATCCCCAGCGCCTTCGCCGCCTCGAGCACGTTGGTCCCCTCGGGGACGGTGATCTGTCGGTTGTCGATGGTCAGAGTGGGCATAGGGTCCGTGATTCGTGACAGGTGACTCGTGACTCGTGAAAATCCGAATGAAACTTCTCGTAATGGGGGCCAGGCAAACCAATTGTTTTTCGCGTGACGCGTCACGCGTCACGGTTTCAAAGGGCATCGCCCCTTTCGGACGTGATCCTCCAGCTCGTCCCCGAAGAGCCTCAGCAGGGCCTCCACCGGACCCATGGCCCCTTCGGCGAGGGCGCAGAAGGAGCGGCCGGTGATGTTGCGGACCTGGTCCCGGAGCATCTCCAGGTCTTCGGCCGTCCCCTCGCCCCTCTCGATCCTCTCCAGCAGCCAGTTGACCAGGGGCAGCCCGTCCCGGCAGGGGGTGCACCAGCCGCAACTCTCCCGGGCGAAGAAGCGGTTCAGGTTGAGGGTCGCGGCGACCATGCAGGTCGACTCGTCGAAGACGGTGACGCAGCCGGTGCCGAGGCGGCTCTTCGCCTCGGCGAGGCTGTCGAAGTCCATCGCCACATCCCAGTGGTCCCGGGTCAGGAAGGGGGTCGAGGCGCCGCCCGGCAGGCAGGCCTTGAACCTGCGGCCGCCGCGCACCCCGCCGCCGTGAGTTTCGACCAGTTCTCCGAGAGAAATCCCGACGGGCAGCTCGACGCAGGGAGTTTTCTCCAGGTGCCCCGAGAGGCCGAAGAGCTTGGTGCCGGC from Desulfuromonas sp. harbors:
- the nuoG gene encoding NADH-quinone oxidoreductase subunit NuoG produces the protein MPTLTIDNRQITVPEGTNVLEAAKALGIVIPHFCYHEALGAVGACRLCAMKFVEGPVKGIQMACTVKAADEMVVSTLDPEAVELRAHVIEWLMTNHPHDCPVCDEGGECQLQDMTIAGGHSVRRFRGPKRTYRNQDLGPFVEQEMNRCIQCYRCVRTYQDYCGGDDFGVLGSRNRVFFGRFREGRLESPFSGNLVDACPTGVFTDKTYRFRSRFWDLEEAPSVCPHCSLGCATLPGARYRELQRVRSGVNREVNGFFLCDRGRFGYGHANHPKRPRIPKIDGRESSWEEALSETGKRLEAALASDGPGAVAFLGSRRASLEAGAALKGWAGELGSDRVASECHPGLDGAARTAAALLGDFACSLEEVRRSDLVVLVGADPLAEGPMMALAVRQAVREGGAVVVIDPRPVGLPCAAERISLPPHLLHPALEALASGTGAALPEEGGARVEDLAKRLRDSRHPALVGGAALLGGHGVAALARAASALSNEERPCGATILLPGPNSYGGALLAGDGPDFDTLLDGMLGGKIKALVCLESDPLLDHPDPGRVEAALARLDTLVVLDCLPTRTLHGADILLPTRAPAESDGTYVNNEGRMQTYARVFEPGIPISVSGGGDHPPRTFRPDTPGEQPLPAWAVLEMLRGRPAELTAVRSELVESDARFSGLEELEAGGTGQRVTGSGTLPPAGEPPLPGCTPGGTLQLLSVDAFAGSEPFSALSGPLVAIRPEPHLLISPADAERLDIEDGAPVRLTTERGHLALPARHAAPLPPGLLLLPRLLGTASEPFVPGGPPLDCTVEREGER